The Aspergillus nidulans FGSC A4 chromosome VIII genome contains the following window.
AAGATCGGAACGGCAGCGAATCACCCCTGAACCTAGTTGGAGCCCCGAATGGCCAGAGTATGTCATTTCAACATGAGACTGAATATGCTTCTGACCGCGTTATAGACGGAATCGACGTCACTGCTTCCGAGTTCTTCACCTCAGCAGGCGCAAGGCAGGCACTGCACCCACTTCGCCGGACTGCCGACCGAGTTACCCGCCAGATCGAAGCTTTCGCCGATAAATTGGATCGCTTTAAACAAAAGGCTAACCGTGCGGACGAATTTCAGAACTACCAGGCTGTCTACCAGTTGGTGAAGGGATGCCAAACCATTGCGCAGGACGCGATTCAGGATCTTTCCAAACAAAACACACTTAAAAGAGCGAAATTGGGATGGGGCTTCAGTAACAGCAACGGCACGAGTGACGCTAAaaccgaagaagagctgcaacGGTTACAGCTAGAAGCAAGTACttggcagcttctgctgAACCTCGTCAGTGTTGACGACCCTGCTAGTAGAGCCAGCTTCCTACAAGCGCAAGAGACTGCATTTCAAACGCTCCATCGGTATTCGTCAGATCGCGACATCTGGGGTCAGTTCATGAAGGCGGACCAATATGCTGTGGAATGCGTGATTATTATGAAATGGTTGGAACAAACTGCGCGGTCTTCCAGTCAGGACATCGACTCCCTGATCTCAGAATTAGAGATACAGGCTGAGAGAGGACAGGGCTCTTGGACTCATGGATGGCTGTATACCAAAGAGACTATCAAGGGGCAGAAGCGGCTACGCGCCTGGCCTCAACCTCTGGAACCAAACGACCCAGGGATCACGGCTTCCTTACTGACTTCTGAGCAATCCGAACCGCTGGTAACACAGCTAGACCCCGATGCAGTCACCCGCCAAAAACAGAACCTTCAGAGAAAGGACCAATTTTACGAGCGTGCTACCTGGATGACGTGCTGGAAAATGCTTCGACAGGGCGAGGACTGGACTAAGATTAGGCAGTGGGCGTCAGACCGCCTGGAGCACTGGCGCGCAGTCAGTATCTGCGGTTCCAGCATTGATGCCCAGTCGAATGGGGAAGCAACGGCTTTTGACGATGGAATAACACGTATGATGAACTTCCGGTCCCAAGAAACCTGGAGGGCTGCTTGCTCTAGCCTTGCGCGAGACTCCAAGACAGAAGATTTCGAACGGGCTGTCTACGGACTTTTGTGTGGTGACTCAGAAGCAGCTAGTAAGGTGTGCACGAGCTGGGACGATTATCTCTATGTTTGGTTCAACAATCAGGTTTTAGCCCGTTACAGGGGCTTCTGCAAGCAGTTCCAGCGAAAGCTCAATCATTCTCCCACAAGCCCTGTGGCCTTCCAGCCGGAACCTGCCGGGTATGCGGATTTCAACAAATTTGTGCAGTACACCAAAGGAAACGACCGAGTCGGTGGCGAGGCTCGAAACCCCTACCGGACAATTCAAGCTGCGATATTAGGTAAAAACTATGACACTTTCTTTACGTCCTTGGCGAAAGCTGTCTCGCAGGCAGCTACCAATAGAGACGGACCGTCATACGTGCCTGACCTGGAACCCACTTACGTGGATGACTCTCTCCTGATTGCGGCTGAGGATCGTGATGCGTTACGAATTGCTGCTCACCTATATGTTGTCGCGGACTCGGCCGGCTACGTGCGCAAAGATCATCAGTTTCTTGAAACTGCGTCGGTAAATGTGATTGGGTATATTGCTGACCTAGAGGAAGCTGGGCTTGTCGATATCATTCCGCTCTATGCGTCGCTTCTACCGGAGCTTGGGCAGTATCTGGTGCTTGGGGATGTGTTACTCGAGATCGTTGatgagagagagaggagattgcTAGTTCAATTGATAAACAAATACGGAATCGACATCGAAGCAGTTATCGCACAGCAGTGGGATTCGGTCACAGCTGTAAAATCTGCTGTCGAGCACACGAGGACATTCAAGTGGGTGTCAAAAGTCATTGTTCGCAAGGATGGTATCCGCGAGCTGGCACCTGTCAAGAAGGATTTCATCGGGACGGAAATTTCGACGCAAGACGAGCGACTCATACGTAGCGTTGAATGGCTTCGTTTTGTCGACGGGCAATGGGGCCGGATCTGTCTTCTTGGGACAGAGCTCTACAAGAAATTCTTCAGTGAGTTTGTTTGTATTTGACTCCGAATCATGCTAACCTTTCCGACAGTATCCGGCAAACTTCCTGCTGCTAGAGAGCTGAGCCGGCGGATGCGCCTTTCGGACCTCTCGCGTGAATTCTTCGGGTTTGATATTGCGGACTTCTACCCAGGGGACTATGAGGATGGAACCGACCGCGGCACCCCAGAGCCCTCCAGTCCGTCAAAACTGAGGTCCTTTGGTCACAAGCGGAATAAGTCATCCAATACTAGCTTGCAATCCACCAGTCAGACTCGACTTCTTTACGTCCAGTCACAGACTATGCGCGACCTAGAacagctcatcctcgcctttgACGCTCTGGAAGCATTTGCTCTTACCTGCGAAAAAGTCGACAAGCTCAAACGCCGACGAGACTCGGGGACCATCAAGGGCATTAAGGAGGAAGTCCACGACGCCCTAGACGCCATTAGCGTGCACATTGACAATATCCTTTACGACTGGCTAGTCACCCCACGAGACGGTAAGTTTTATCTACCATATCTACCCTCCAACACTGTCCCTAAATCACCCACTaatgctgcttctccagaaacCGAAGCCGCCGAACTTGAACAAATCCGCACCACCTACATCCCTGAACTCTTCCTCGAATACCATAGCGCCCTCTACTACTGTGCGCACATCGTGAGCTCCGAGATCTTAGTGCAATGCATGAATTTGGCGATGCAGGTCGCCGAAAACGAGCCTCTAACACGTAGCTTTGTGGCTGGGAAGCGCATGGCCGAGTTAATGGACGCCCTAGCACTCTCGAGTAAGGCGATGGTGAATGCGCATGCGAAGCCAGATGCCCGTTCTGCTGGTGGCGAGAGTTTGGGGCTTTGGACTGTGACAgtgaatgaggaggatgaggagggacAGATTTTGGGAACGGCGAGGTAAGGCTGTACCGTTGTTAGATATCGTATTTCTTTGCGTGCATGGAATGGGACCTATACAGTATCTACTTTACCAGATAGTATTTCGTCTACTACGGAACTACTTGAGCATTGGTTTGATGGAAGGGAATGGAACTGGATGTACATTACCAATGGAGGTTCTTTCGTTTCGTCTAGTCTTTACTCAGTATTGGATAGACATCCTTATATTCTTGTATTCCAGACTACATTTAATGCTCGCCTCCTTCGGTATTTGCTCTTACCCTAGTCTAGAGACAGGACGCCTTGAAGAAGTATGGGCCTGATATAAGGCGTTGGACATCAAGTCGTCACCGCTGTTTGGATTCGATTAGGCAGGAAAGATCGGTGCCATAACCGCAATAATAATCGGTAGCCATTACGATTGAGTTATTGACGCCACTATCGTGACTGTGCCGTACAGGGTACGACGCTGTTGAGGCGTCTTGGCCCACGTTACGCGTTCGTGCTCAAGAACCGCCAACGAATCGACATACCTATCCCTATGCACGTTGGCCGGGTGCTTCTCAACCAGCTGTTCTCGAGCGTCGAGTACGTAGTTAAAGATGCTATGTGCTTGAGGGCTTAGAAGTCTTCTGCAGAGGTTAATTATAACATAAACTCATTGTCGTTTCACGTTGATCAGCCAATTTCCCGGCCAACGGAGAGATACCTAAACGGAGGACTCCCGTCGTACGGGATTTGGCGAACTCGCCTATCACGGGTTAAGGAGTCGGCATTGAGCCCTGAAGAGGCGGAAACACGTCATGCTGGCGTTGGACTCGTAGCCTTTGTAATTAACATAACTATACGAATCCGTATAGACAAAGACTAAGGTCCTCGCTTTTCGAGAGTTGGAGTAAAAGACCTCATCTTGACTAATAGGCAGATATACATGCATCCTGCAGTGGCAACAACTCAACCGCAGTCGGCAGCTTCCAAGGCTCGAGTGCTGTACCGAGGCGATAGTATGATCGTCAGTGGTCACACCCCGAAAACAAGAATCTCCAGACCGTCTAGATTTGAGTGCGCGTTGCCGCATGCCCATTGATTTTGTGATACTGCAACTCCACCCAAATCAGGAAAAGGACATCTTAACCAGCGCAAAGTAGAGGATCTCAGAGCCTTGACTTTGAACAGCACTGCAGATAAGCACCAATGGACAAGCAGAACAAAAATAATAGTGAAGCTAATAGTGAAGCTTCATTTTTTATGTGCCCGAATTGAAGAAAGGTGCGGTGGGGATTGTGGTCTTGCACAGCCTCCGCCAAGCCGCCGAATCAGCAACGCTATTTGTTTGAGTCTTGGACCGCTGCTTTGGTTGCGACTTGCGAGCTTGAGCATTATTATTCCAGCCAATGAATTTGTGCTTTTTGGCACGGTTGTTGTGTTGGTTCAGGGAACGAAATAGCGTCTGATGACAATGCTGGCAACGCTGGCGGTACGCCAGCGTGGTTCAGTCTAGAGTCGGTCATCCTGCAGAAGGATCTGGCAGCTGGCGCAGGTTTCGTATTCGGCCCTGATGGCTCTGATGGATCCAATCGATGAGTGAAAGAGAAGCTAGAGAGTAGCATACGTAGTCGAGTCTAGTCTAGGCCCTTGGGTGAGAAACCTTCTCTTGACATGATTGTGACAATGATCGAATCAATTGACGGAAACTGGAAACAGAGCTGGTCTGGACTGGAGAcgggagaaggaggcagtGCAAGCGGCGACTCAGCGAGTAAGGTTAGCGGGGACTTGTGTCAAGCTCGGTTTCTGTTTCTACTTGAGTTAAGCGGGTCCCATAAAAGGGGATTCTACCTTTGGCgagttcttttttttttttttttccctctttcttGGAAGTGATAGTGGTGAGAAGTCTATACCATAGATTGATAGCTGGATCTTTAATATTGATGACCGTGTTATTAGCATTAAAGGAGCAATACAGTAGTCGTAGCCCGTTAACTAGTCAAACAGGCAAGGAATACGAGACTGGTTCTGGAAGTCCCACCGATCGGACTGTGGAGTGACTTAAGCAAAGCCTACGTCTTTAGTCTGGTTGCCGTTTAGTCTATTTTCCGCTTAAGGGTCTCCTACCTTCAGAGGTACTGGTTTCGTTCTCATCACTCACTACATCCCAttcatctctttcttggTCGCCCTTTGTTGCCCCTGGCATTGGCCGATCGGACCCTTGGGCACTCGCAGCCTCAGCATTCTCTTAAGGTATCTATCGCTGAATGAGGCCTGTCTCTCCTTGCTAGCTGTTTTCATGACCGGTTCAAGCACCTTCGAGTTGCTCCTTCCGGAGCCACATTCTTATTGaaatccagcctttctctgtcctcGTGAGGCTCTTTGAGGCCCGTCATCGCATCGTTGGCCGATCATGTCCGAGCCGAGACAGTCGAGCGAGAATAATGACTCCAGGCAGCCTGCATCGACGCCActtcgccgagaacgagcaCCCACGATAACAATCGATACGTCGGCGGTCGTCTCCTCGGAACCTCCTCCCCAGATCGAAGCTCCTTCGCAATCTTCGCAGTCACGCTCTGCGTACAATGCTGATCATACAGACACCAGCGCGCTCCTGAACAGTAGCACTGTTTCTCCTTCAGATACCCGCTCAGCTCATTCAGTACGCTCGTATGCTTCGTCAGAGGGCAGGGAACACGATAGCAGGCCAACGTCGCCATCGCCTCGCACCAATACCTTTTCTCCCGGCGCGAAAATGGGCGACTCAAACTACCTCTCCGTACCGGGCACCAGATCTCGCGGCAACTCACTCGAGTCTGAAGACTCGAGCCATACCATTGGAGCCGAATCACGGTCAATTGGAAGCCATGGGTCGCCTGCGAGCTCGGCCAAGGTGACGATCGAAAACTACGAGGAAGCTCTTCTGCCGGACCCGGGTCGCGAGGCAGAATTCGAGGTTGAGAACAATCGTTTTGCCTTCTCGCCAGGCCAGCTGAACAAATTGCTGAATCCCAAGAGCCTTAGCGCGTTCTACGCCCTCGGCGGTCTTGCTGGTCTCGCCAAGGGCCTGCGGACCGATCCGCGCAGCGGGTTGAGCTTGGATGAGACCGAGTTGGACGGCTCGGTGAGTTTCGAGGATGCAACAGCCCCGAGCAACAACCAGCCTCTGCCAAAGCCTGCCGCTGAAGCGCCGCCCGCAGAGCCGTCCCGCGCTGATACCACACCACATAAGCAAGATGAGAATGCCTATTCTGATCGTAAGCGCGTATTTGGAGCAAACAAACTTcctgagaagaagaccaagagcaTCCTCGAACTTGCCTGGCTCGCATACAATGATAAAGTGCTCATCCTGTTGACGGTGGCCGCCATTATTTCGCTTGCGCTAGGAATCTACCAATCAGTCACAGCAGTTCCCGGTGAGCCGCGGGTTCAATGGGTTGAGGGtgtcgccatcatcgtcgcaaTCTTgattgtcgtcgtcgtcggtGCAGCAAATGACTGGCAGAAGGAACGCCAATTCGTGAAGCTAAAtaagaagaaagaagatcgtCTTGTCAAGGTGATACGTTCTGGGAAGATGATCGAGATTTCTATCCACGATATCCTTGTAGGCGACGTGATGCATCTAGAACCTGGTGACCTGGTTCCGGTAGATGGAATCTATATCGGAGGCCACAATGTCAAATGCGATGAGTCGTCTGCAACTGGTGAATCAGATGTGCTGCGCAAAACGCCCGCACAGGATGTTTACGGCGCTATCGAACGACACGAGAACCTTGCCAAAATGGATCCGTTTATCGTCTCTGGTGCCAAAGTGTCCGAAGGCGTGGGCACATTCTTGGTTACGGCTGTTGGTGTGCACTCAACTTACGGCAAGACAATGATGTCCCTTCAAGACGAGGGCCAAACTACACCGCTGCAGACAAAACTGAATGTACTCGCGGAATACATTGCTAAACTAGGCTTGGCTGCCGGTCTACTGCTGTTTGTTGTTCTGTTCATCAAATTCCTTGCCCAGTTGAAGAGCCTTGGCAACGCGGATGAGAAAGGTCAGGCTTTCCTTCAGATTTTCATTGTGGCTGTTACTGTCATTGTCGTCGCGGTTCCAGAGGGCTTGCCCTTGGCTGTCACGCTTGCGCTTGCGTTCGCTACGACTCGTATGCTGAAGGACAACAATCTGGTTCGTCTGTTACGTGCTTGTGAAACCATGGGAAATGCGACAACAATCTGTTCCGATAAAACAGGCACACTAACTGAAAATAAAATGACTGCTGTCGCCGCAACCCTGGGAACTGGCACTAGATTCGGAGGGAGATCACAGGCAGCATCACCTACAAATAGAAACGGGGATCGGCCAGCTGATTCTGGAAACGAATTGTCCCCTTCTGAGTTTGCGTCAAGCCTTTCGAAACCGGCCAAAGAGCTCCTACTTGATTCAATAGTTCTGAATTCGACCGCATTCGAAGGGGAACAGGAAGGGACCATGACGTTTATTGGGTCCAAAACTGAGACGGCCCTCCTTGGATTCGCGCGGACATACCTCGGACTAGGATCGCTTAGCGAGGCGCGGGACAACGCAAGTATCGTCCAAATGGTGCCGTTCGATTCGGGTCGCAAGTGCATGGCAGTTGTTATCAAGCTTGACAATGGAAAGAAGTATCGAATGCTAGTGAAGGGCGCGTCTGAAGTCCTGTTAGCAAAATCGACAAGGATTGTTCGGAACCCTACTCAGAACCTCGAGGAAGGGCCGTTAGATGACAAGGACCGTTCTAAACTTGACGAAACCATCAATAAATACGCTACCCAGTCCCTGAGAACCATCGGCCTTGTATACCGCGACTTTACCGAGTGGCCTCCCCGAGGAGCACCCAcgcaggaagaagatcgtTCACTCGCAGCATTCGATTCTATTTTCAAAGACATGGTCATGTTTGGTGTCTTTGGTATCCAAGATCCCCTGCGAGCCGGAGTGACTGAATCAGTCCAACAGTGTCAACGCGCCGGTGTTTTTGTGCGTATGGTAACTGGCGATAACATCGTGACCGCGAAGGCAATTGCCCGAGAGTGTGGCATCTTTACCCCGGGTGGTGTTGCAATTGAAGGGCCTAAATTTCGAAAGCTCAGCAGCCGTCAGATGACACAGATTATCCCACGGCTACAAGTTCTCGCCAGATCCAGTCCCGATGACAAAAAGATTCTTGTTTCCCAGCTCAAGAAACTCGGCGAGACAGTTGCAGTGACCGGAGACGGAACAAACGATGCTCAAGCTCTGAAAACTGCTGATGTTGGGTTCTCCATGGGAATTACGGGCACGGAGGTTGCCAAGGAGGCATCAGATATTATCTTAATGGACGACAACTTTGCTTCTATCGTGAAGGCTATGGCCTGGGGCAGGACCGTCAACGATGCCGTGAAGAAGTTCTTGCAAGTAGGTTATGGCCAACTCTATATATGCCTATATACTAACTGGCACAGTTCCAAATCACGGTCAACATCACGGCCGTTCTTCTCACGTTTATCTCCGCAGTGGCTAGTGGCGATGAGGAATCCGTGTTGACTGCAGTTCAGCTTCTGTGGGTCAACTTGATTATGGACACTTTTGCCGCGCTCGCTCTTGGTACGTTCGACTTCTCCGACCCTAAACATAATCTAACAACAAATAGCAACGGATCCTCCATCGCCTTATGTTCTTAATCGTCGACCTGAGCCAAAATCCGCACCCCTCATCAATTTGACAATGTGGAAAATGATGATCGGACAAAGCATTTATCAACTGGTGGTGACGCTCGTCCTCAACTTCTCTGGAAGATCTATTTTGAAATCTATAATCGACTTTTCTGGTGATGCCAATGCAAACAATGTCCTCACAACGGTGGTGTTCAACACGTTCGTCTGGATGCAGATTTTCAACCAATGGAAGTGAGTATTATGATCCCGAGGGAAGTTCAGTATAATCTAACAAGGATCAGCTCTCGTCGTTTGGACAACGGACTCAACATCTTCGATGGTCTTTTTCGTAATAGGTGGTTTATTGGCATTCAGTTTATTATCGTTGGAGGGCAGATTTTGATCATATTCGTCGGTGGACATGCCTTCTCCGTTACGCGCCTTACTGGAGCTCAATGGGCAGTGTGCCTTATCTTGGGCGTCATCTCGATCCCGGTTGGTGTGATCATTCGACTCATTCCGGATGAGTTCATTCGCAAGCTCATCCCGACCTTCCATCGCAAGAAAGGGCCGGAGCTCATTGTATCCGACGAAGACAGGCGTTTTGAGTGGAATCCTGCCCTTGAGGAGATTCGCGACCAGCTAAAATTCTTCAAATCCCTTCGTGGTGGACGCCTAAGGAAGGTGGCTCACAAGCTGCAGCATCCTCAAgaacttcttcctcgatcaCGTAGTGGCTCAAGGTCGCGTGAAAATTCGGCCCCGGGGACTCCTGTTGGCGACAGTAGCGAAGGTACTCCTCCATTCTCTGCGTCGCCGGATTCCCGCTCAAGGAGGCGTACGCGTTCCCGCTCCAACTCAGCTTTTGGCCCAGCCGCTGCGATGGCGGGAGTCGTGGCTGGCAGTATTGCCGGCTGGTCTCCGATTGAGCGGCCtggagaaggggaggcgTTCAAGTTCGATTTCAATAGCAATGGCAGACGGAGCGGACAACCAGGCATTGAAGTACATCCGGACACCGCTCCGGATGACAATATTATCGGTGACTATCAAGCGACATCGACAACACCTCCGAGTCAAAACCCAGACCTGATTCCGTTCTTTGAACACGCTCCGCCTGCGCGCGAACCCTCACACCGAAGTAGAAGGTCTAGATCGCGGTCTAGCCAGAGTCAGTCATGATACgctcctcagtctcaatCAAATACGTTTTCTACCTTTGAACGAGTACCGATTAAGGTACTTCTGCCGGCCCTTTATCGTATTTCGATTTTGTCATTTCAAAAGTACTGTGGCGACCAGCCGCTATCTTTTTTCACTATACACAGTTCTCTTCTCAATATGTCTTCATTCTCTCGGAACTTTAATCACCGGGTCTGTTCGGCGTCTGGGTGACAATGTACTCCATGCGTACGTTTCCGTCGCGTTTCCTGCTACTGCTTGCTTCCTCAATAGACAACTCACTACCTGTTCATTTGCATTATGGTTGGAGTTTGATTAGCCTGGCGCTCTCGGTGGCTCGTTtgctttcctttttttcgTGTCTGTCCGTCCCGGAGCTCTTAGCTTTACTTGTCTTCTGCCTTCGGGAATTTCTTTATACTTCGTACTCACAATCCGGTTCTGTGCTCTTGCCTGGGTTTTGAGGTTGGGATGTTTTCGGCGGGGATAACTACTACACAAGATCATGGACCCATTTTCCAGAATTTGAACAAGTACTTAGACTTCTTCCGTAAGCAAAGCGTGGACTTCAGCCGTCATCTCCCCCGCCACATGCCGTACTTCTTACTTTCCATGTATTATTCACACGTCAGGCTGGTTAGCATCTTGTAAGCCGTGTTCGGTACCTACGGACATTGGTTATCACTGCCCTAGCGCATACTCCAAACACAGGTATATCTCTGCCGCAAGTTGTAAGTCAATCCCAAATCTCTGATGTATTATTCCCTTAGTGGGGCACCAATAGCCGCTAGCAGTATCTACCTCCACGTAGAACTTCTTCGCCAGTAATGGTACTAGTAGTAAGTAGTAATAACAGCAGCAATACAGGTTTATGTTAGTACTATCATTAGGGATATACTATGATTAGAATATTATTTTCCAGCACTGCATCAGATTAGAAGCTACTTTAAATTTTCCGACAGTGCGGTTCGTCAACATCCGGCTCCATATGCGATATTTGGATCTTTACTTTACTAGGTACTTCGATAGCACTGTTTGAGGATTCGCGTTGAGACCGGGACGCCCGGGAGGAATTATGAGTATGGGTAGAGAGTGGTAGTAATCATTCTGTTAGCATGCTTATTACGTACAGGCAGGTCATGGAAAGCGCCAATGGCAATCATGATTCCATATCCTAAAAGAGTCCGGTTAACTCAGTTGGGATGACTCGATACCTACGTTCTAGTTTTCGCGAAGAGATACCCCGTATCATGTGCATTATTTCGAAATTCGATAGAGGTAAAGGCATTGCTTGAAGGGGAGTCTATGGTACAATAGTATGAGGAGCCTAGATGAACAGCATTCCGGCTCATACGGTGACAGTGACGGTGGACGGTTCACTTGGCCGTATTCTCCACCGTATGTGAGCTTTCCAACCAAGTCCCAAATTCATCGAGACGCTGattctcatcgtcatcttctgcgtCGAGACCCTTCTCAGCAAGATCTTCCAGTGCAGCGCGCTTCTCATTCGACTTGCGGAACCGCTCGCTTCCATCTGAGATGTATGCTTCGACTGCTGTgccgccgaagaagcggccgttCATGAGCTGGCGATGTCAGCACACTTATTCAGACTTCCGACGGCTACAGAGGGGTTCACGTGGGTTATGTATGTACCTTGACGCAAGCTCTCGCGGACTCTGGATTCGAGAACCGGACGCTGACGACGCCCGCTTCTTCCTTGTCATAAAGGACGACATTTGTGACCTCTCCGAGTTTTGAGCATTCTTCACGGATATCTTCCTTGATGTCAAGGATAGCTGCCGGGTCCTCCTGTGTATTGTCAGCTCAGAGCAATGGGGGTAGCAGCCAGAGACCAGTGCCGGTGCAGAGATGTACCTCCAATTCTTGAAGCGTGAACATATGCTTCAATATTACGATTTTCTCAAACTTGGAATTCGTATCCACCAGTGCAGCGGGCTCATCGTCATCCCAATCTGCGAGTTTGCTACGCATCCGTGTGTTAGTATCTGTTCTTCACCTAAAACAGCTGAGCCATACTTATTCAGTTTCTGCGTTCTCTTAATGATTTTTTTCTTATCCCGCATGctcgtcttcgtcggcgCCTCTTGCTGGCTTTTGAAAGAGAAATCTGCAGGCTGCACGCGCATGGGCCCCTGCGGCCCAGGCACGCCCAGTCTAAAGTCTGAATCATCCAGCATCTGAATCGCGAGATTCACCGACTCGGGTCGGAAATAGACGACTAGAGCTTCCCCCTTGAATTTTCCCTCGTCATCCGTGTACATTTTGATCCGGGGCCGGCCGCTGTCAATCTCCTCGGCGATGACGCCGCACCTCGAAAAGATGTCTCGTATTTCGTCGAACTCTGCGTCGAGGGGGATAGATGTAACGAACACAGCGGTGTTGACCCGTTGCTTCTTTGGTTTTTGAGCGTCGCCCTGCCCATGAACGAACGATCAGCGATGCATACACGGCGATAGGACAAAGTAGTTTGGCGATGTGTGCAACTGACCTCCTCACTGCCCTGTTTGCGCTTTTTCTTGAGCCTCTGTGCTCCAGCCTGCTCGTCTTCATCTACTCCTTCAACTTTATAGGCTTCTTGTTGTTGCCGCAGCAAGTCATCGTCAATCTGGAGGACACCCACAGGCGCAAAAGAGGCGCCAACCAGCAATCAGTTTCACGAACCACCCAAATCCAGCAGACTTAGCGGATCATGCAGATTCTGTtcaagaggaaaagccaagCGCGCACACACCGTCGGAATCCACCGCTTCAAGATCGTATCGTAGCTATATTCCTGCCCATCGTCTGTTTCTAAGATGAATTTGTTGtcgagcttggagaaggagacTCGCGGGTCGCTGTCAAAGTCGGATGGGTCTTGCGGGAAGTTGCTGATTGCAGGCGGGGAACCTGTCGCCGTTGGGTCGTGTTTGGGGTCTTGGAGCGCCATTATAGGATCAAACTAGGTGCTAAAACGCAGGTTGAATGAAGAGGTTGTATGAGTTTAAAGTCCAAGCCTTTGGCTTGCGGGGAGCGTTGATGACACAGTTACGTAAGCAACGGGAAGCTTCCAGCCTTTAAACTCGGTACTAATAATAGAGATTCTCTTGAACAGCCTAATAATTATTATCAGAGTTACATAGACAATTATACAAAGAACATCAGTTATCTTGCTATCGTATACACTAATAAATCGAGAACATTATATATGCAAATCCTGGGTATCATAGAAGATGGGAACCACTCCACTAATGAAATGGGCACTTGCCAGTTCGCGAGACTTTCAAGCCTTCCATgccctcctgctgctgctttctaccCTTGCCCTCGAAGTATTTGGGCCCGACATCAGGAATGTAATATCCGTTCGGACAGTACTTGTCACCTTCATCCCCCGGAAGAGGGCGGCCAAGTGCCCACTTGTACCAAGCCATCGGACCCCAGCGATTCCAGACGGTCGGTTTAACGTAATAAGGATCGCCATCCCATTGAGTGATGAAG
Protein-coding sequences here:
- a CDS encoding U2 snRNP complex subunit CUS2 (transcript_id=CADANIAT00001437), with the translated sequence MALQDPKHDPTATGSPPAISNFPQDPSDFDSDPRVSFSKLDNKFILETDDGQEYSYDTILKRWIPTIDDDLLRQQQEAYKVEGVDEDEQAGAQRLKKKRKQGSEEGDAQKPKKQRVNTAVFVTSIPLDAEFDEIRDIFSRCGVIAEEIDSGRPRIKMYTDDEGKFKGEALVVYFRPESVNLAIQMLDDSDFRLGVPGPQGPMRVQPADFSFKSQQEAPTKTSMRDKKKIIKRTQKLNNKLADWDDDEPAALVDTNSKFEKIVILKHMFTLQELEEDPAAILDIKEDIREECSKLGEVTNVVLYDKEEAGVVSVRFSNPESARACVKLMNGRFFGGTAVEAYISDGSERFRKSNEKRAALEDLAEKGLDAEDDDENQRLDEFGTWLESSHTVENTAK